TACTAATCCTTCATTTTTCAGCTAAACTTGTAATTTTTCATATTGCATAATACCTCACCAAATTCCATGTATACTAGACTTGCTGCATTTCCTTTGCCTGGAAAATAAATTCAAGGGGAGATACTGGGTTAATGTGGCATGATCTGCCTTTCATATGTTAGCACACTTACCATTTAAAAATTGTGAGAAAAGGGATTTTTGTAGATGTGGGATGAGAAGTATTTTTgagttaggaggaaaaaaaagcactaaataGTTGAgacaaataaaatttaattacTGATTGATGGTTGCACTAGCTGCTGACCTACACTTAAAAATCATGAGAGAACTTACTGACCAGTGTGTAGCTTGAGGCTGAatagaagaaaagaggagggggaggaaaaaaggaaaaccacaGCCTCAAACATCACACTCTCCACTGAAGGAGAAAAGGATTTTTTGCCTGCCGATCTAGTGAGCTGCTAAACTCATTCCTTGGGCTTCAGTCATccaattttgttttatattacatGTGGAAATGGTTGCATGTGGTTAATACTAAAGGAACTGCCATGCCATATACATTATGAGGTAACCAGACTTACTTTAGAACTGGCttcttaatctttttattttcattttcatgtccTTAAAGGTGTATGAGAAATATTTAGCAACAGTGAGAATGAGGTAAAAATTTGTTTCAGTTCAACACTTGTAACCAATCACAGGCTCAGCTCTATAGCTCTTAGCAAATCTTCATATGTAATAGGCTAGTTTGGTATATCTTGCTGTGAAAATGAAGTAAACTAGACAGAACTGCAGTGCCCGCATACCTGCATGCCATACTTTCATTATGATTTGAGCATGGGGATCATTTCTGTCTCAAGCAGTCATTCCTCTTAGAACTGGCAAAAAAGGCTAGTTTGAGCTATTGTGAAGCAGAGGCTGTTTttctactgctgtttttttttgtggAGTACAGGAGTACTCCTTCCACATGAAGGGAAGTGAAAATAGAGGAATATAggaacattgtcagagtatgtagggatgtgacaaggaaggctaagacccatttggaattaaatctggcaagggatgtgaaggacagcaagaagggcttcttcagatgatctccagaggtcccttccaacctaaacaattctgtgattcaaatacatctacagcagaagaaaagctaGGGAAAATGTAGGCCCACTACTGAAAGGGGCAGGGGTCCTggtaatgaaggatacagaggaggcagagataaTGCATTGTTTGCCTCAACCTTTATTGCTAAGATCAGCCCTCAGGAGTCGTGGACCCTGGAGACCAAAGagagtctagagaaaggaagactttcccttggtcaaggacaATTGGATTAGAggtcatttaggcaaacttgacatccacaaatgcatgggccctgatgggatacacccacgagtgccgagggagctggcagatggtatcgctaggccactctctatcatcttggaaaggtcctcgAGATcagaagaggtgcctgaggactggaagaaagccagtgtcacaccagtcttccaaaagggcaagaaggaggagccaggaaagtacaggcctgtcagcctcccctccgtcccgggaaaggtgatggaacagctcctcctggaggtcatcactaagcatctggaggacaagaaggtgatcaggagtagtcagcatggattcaccaaagggaaatcatgcttgacccatctgatagccttctctggtggaatgactggctgggtagatgagggcagagcagtggatgttgtctttctggacttcagcaaggctttggacactgtctcccatcacatccttgtgggtaaactcaggaagtgtgggttagatgagtggacaatgaggtggattgagaactggctggatggctgagctcagagtgttgtggtcagtggtgcggagtctagttggaggcctgtagctagtggtgtccccccggggtcaatactgggtctgATGtagtttaacttattcatcaacgACTTGGATGAAGAGagagagtgcctcctcagcatctactgatgatttaaaaaaaaaaaaaaaaaaaagggaggagtgTCTGATGTTccagagggctctgctgcaattcagagggacctgtcattcaggttgcccagagaggttatggagtcgtCATCTTTGGAGATATCCAGAAGTCATCTGGaaacgatcctgggcaacgtgctctagatgatcctgcatgagcagggaggttggactagatgatcgccagaggtctcttccaacctcaacggttctgtgatgctgtgattctgtgaaaaaagcgTTGAGAGGTCTTTTAACTttggacagcagaaaaaaatggatgAAATCAAGCCAATAAAACCCTTgattgtttacatttttatgtatatacTGCACACTTATTTACTGTTCTTGTTGGAAGGCTATATGTTATATCTTCTCTGACTTtgtcatttctttcagtttttcagatagaggacaaaataaaagagaagaacagaaagaagataACAGTAGCGCCGAATGCAGCAAACTAGGAAACATGGATCTGAAATTCAGTTCGTCAAGAAAATACATTTCCATCAGCGTACCTTCCAAATCTCAGGCTATGTCGCCTCATATCAAATCAGTAGATGATGTTGTAGTTCTTGGCATGAATCTGAGCAAATTTAACAAACCTACTcaatttttcatttgtgtttctgGAGTTTTTATGTTTTATCTAATCTATGGATATTTACAGGTAAATGCTATGAACCTGTGTCTTGGGCCACTTTCCccatcccccctccatctttttaATAACATGATATAGTAGCTAATTTAATATGTGAAGGCATCTAAAACGAATACCAATTGCAAAGTCAAGGTTTCAGAAGTTAAAAGCAGTAAGTGTATACTGTATGATTTTGCTACATGCCGATGAGGTTTGGTTCAGTTGGACtttcttaacttttctttttgtttttatgtgcatGATTTATCTTTCAATATTGTTCttaatacatatttttgtatGTGATTTTTATAGTCTTCTAAAAACAAATGAACTGTAGAACCATTCTGACTGCCATATAAGTCCTTATTGGAGTTGAAACCTTTAGATCAGCTTGAGTTCAGTAAGTCCATTACAATAGTAATAGTGTATTCTCTCTGCTCTTAATGGTTGACAAGGCTGAAATATGTGCTATGGTTGTTTGTTAAGCAGAAGAGTAATGTTTAGACAAATCTTAAGTTTTGTGCCAGTTTAAGTTAAGCATTTCTGTaagcatttctatttctgttaacCTCTTTCTGTTATCGTGTCCAGTtgcatttctgttccttttttgaaATTCAGCTGAATCTTCTCAGAAGTTGTCAAATCATCATATTTTTTCTGGTGCTCTTTTCGAAAACTTCTAAGAAgcttgttaaaatgaaaaaaaaattctgaatagtTGTGTTTGACAGAGTTGTCAGTAACTGAAAGCAGAATCTTAAAAAGGAGAATATTTAGGCagtttttgtatgtgttttttttttttttttttttttactataggTGCTGCTGTGCCATCTCTGCCTGTAATTGACACATCTACATAATCCCTTATGCTCTGTCTATATTTTTCCATTGCAGTTCCTCAAGGGAATACATTTGACCCATGAATGGTCATCTCAAATTATAGATAGTAACAAACTTCCTCTAAAAGACAAATTTGCTGGTAATCTTCTTTACTTAGAAACACGCACTTAATATTTGTCTTTTAGAGAAAGTTTGTATTTAATTTGTTGTGAGCTATTTATAAATTCTGGCTAAAAACAAAGTCAATCTGAGTAAATGAAcagaaaagcaagtaaaaagcaAACGGGAAACTATCTACAATTTGAGATGACCATTCATGGGTCAAATGTATTCCCTTGAGGAAtcatttcattaatttcagtggacTTACACCAGCAATAATTTTTCTCATTGAATTTTGCAGAAACTAAATTGTCTCTTTCAATAATACTTTGCAGGTCCTGAAAAATATATGGCAGGTGAATTCTAGTTGTTAATTAACAGCTGCAAATGATAGATTTGCAtgtatatgaagaaaaaataaatctgttgattttgttttgatttattgtTTTGCATATGTACATTACCttggtgtatttttgtttttataggaaCTAATATTTTCAGTGGACGGTTTTAAACCCTTTGGTTGGTACCTTACTTTAGTGCAATTtggattttattccatttttggaCTAATAGAATTGCAGCTGATTCAGGACAAAAGGAGAAGGTATGTATGGTACATTTAACATCTGTTGTTTGAATATGAATATTGTGAGGCATTGGTAGCAGTTCCATAGTTAAATTAACTTACTGGGCAAtgttagaaaatatttcataaatgagCTTATGATTAGTAAACGGCAAGGTGTATCTTCAAACTATATTCCGGGGCCCTTCATCTTCTGTCATGTCTGACATGCTGTGGTTAGGGAATTAGAATCAGAAATTCCTGAATCTTAATCCTTTTATATGTATATCCTTTAGGATCTGGCAAAAGCCATTTAGCCTAttggatgttttttttcttgtctaaTTTTTTCTTATCTGTAAGGTAAGCTGCCCTCTTAGATACACTGTGAGAATAGGTATGTTAAAGCTAAGAACTGATAAATGCTATCACTGATTGTTAAACTCGGAATCAGGATGCTTTCAAAGTAGGGTTCTTATATGAACAAATGAACAGCTTCCAAGATGTGACTCTCTCTGTTTCAGTACTTGGATATTACACAGAGTACGATTATTCACAGCATATAGTCTGCAGCTTCTAAAATACAGCTCCGTAGCAGTATGTAGAACATACTCTATATatgtagacaaaaaaaaaaattgaagcctTTGGTGTTCACCCTGGCAGAAGATACAGATAATGCACCTGCTTAGATTTCAGACTCATAAGTAGTCTTGTTGACTTTGTCTGTATTGCCATTTTCACCCAGTCACAGAGCGATTTATATCCCCAAACTAGCTGATGCAGACTGACTCATGTATGTGCTACTGTGGGTTATCATATCTAGAACAGGCAGAGTGCACTTCTCGGTACTTGAAGCCGTCTCTCACGTAATATGTTTTCTTCAGACTTCTGCACCTCCTCAGCAACAGTTTCCTCTAACATGCTATGTATCTTAGAGCATCGCATGTCTGCTGCATGTTTGCTGTTTAAGTTTTCCTCAAAATCTAtttctaatttttgtttttcatttcaaattgcaCTCAAAACACCCTGCCACAAAACTGTTCTGCGTTTTTGCCGTAGTTAACCAAGGAGATTCTTTCTGTCTTAAATACCATGGAAACGAGGTAGTTTGATCCAGCTCAGTGTGGCCGTTCTTACAGTTTCCTCTCCAGCTACTGCCTCTGCAAACTGTATATTCTTTGCAACTTGGACAGAGGCTGCCGTGATGTATGCGAATTTAAAAAGTGTGTTAAAAGTGTTATTTCTTAGTTGAGCATACCCAGTTTTCCTTACGTGTATTCGTCCTTGGCTTATGTTTTATATGCTGTTTTTAGGTCATAGAATTCTTTTACAGCCAAGCGAGGCAACTttggaaaataataatttgtattttgaaCACCTACAGCTCATGTTTTGAGGTATCTGACTGTTTCAGAGGCATCAGACAATGCAAAGTTTTTAACTGTCAAGCTTTCTATAACCGGTATTTGTATTTTGGTTACGAAAACAGTTGCTAAAGTTTATGGAATGTGGCCCTGCACGTAACTTATGTGGGAAATGtagatcttaaaatattttattttctgtaatctgTGCATCCTCTTGTaggttttaaaaatctatttcctaGTTTTGATTCTGCATTCTGTCTTTCTTGAATCTTCttatacaattatttttcttgcatgCATCAGTGTTTGCCTACATCACAGACTGAGTTATGGGTAAGACAGAGTTTTACAGCAACACATCTCCTTATGTTACTTAGTTTGGCTTTGAGTATGCATAAAATTCAGCTGAACATATGCACAGTAATGCACAATAATGTAAAAAGTTACTTCACAAATGCAACACAGTCATCGTTAAAAATTACTGCTGGATCACCTGTCATCGGGTGATAATTTCATCAGATTGCAAACAATACATTTGTAAAAGTTCAAGGAGCCCATCCCTTCATGATACTTGAATCACTTATCTTTTATTTCTATAGAGTTCTGTAAAataactttactttttttccccacttcctcCTCTCTAAAAACACCAGTGTTCTTGTGTGTAGTTCACCAAAAAATTGACCTCGAGACCATGACAGGACTGAGATTCAGGATATCTAGGTATACAAACCTTCTGTGTCTCCTTTGACAAGTAACTTAAAGCCTTTTTCTTGATTCTTTTGTAAATAACATAACTCCTTAGAAGGAAATTAAAGAATTCTTCCTTGAATACTTCATGAGCCTTGAGATTTTTACAGTGTCTTGTATTTGAACGTTATTTGTTAGAGGTAATTAAAGGAATTAAATTTGAAACCactcatttttatgcatttttaacttTCTATTGTGGGGTGAAATTCAGTGAGAGATATGGTCAAGTTCTATTATGAAATTATTCTTTTATCTAGATTATCCAAGCTAAATCTCTTTTAGATTTACAGAGTGTCTGTAATAACAAGAttcatatgtttatattttgtagAATTCCTGGGAAAACCTACATGATAATAGCCTTTTTAACAGTGGGAACTATGGGTTTGTCAAATACCTCTTTAGGATATCTAAATTACCCTACTCAAGTCATCTTCAAGTGCTGTAAACTGATTCCAGTTATGATAGGCGGGGTTTTTATACAAGGTAAGTGTTAGTTTTGCTATTGGATAGCTAttaggtttttttggggggaggggtagGGGAGGGGGACAAACATGTACGGAATCCTGTATTTTGTTAAATGTAATTGAAGTTCTTGGTTAGAGAGGAACAGAttttttccctgaggaaaaatgtgaatttctgaAACAACATCTCAAAAATGTTCAGATAAAATTAGATAAACAAAAGAAGGGGCAAGGGAAGTGGTATAGGTCAATCACGAAACTTCCTTTATAAGCAGACTTTCTTAATTTTTAcgtcactttatttttttaaacacagtcatTTCACAAATGAACCATTTTTTATGAAaaacttagaaatgaaaaaaatctaggcATGATTTGTGAAGAAATCCTCTACACATGTTGTTTAAAAAGCTTGTTTAACTGCTGCTTTCCCCCacatggttttttgtttttgttttttttggcaaATGTTTAATAAGAAATACACGTGTTCATATTCCAAGAACATAAAAAGGGAtatggaaaacaacagaaaacactaATTATGTGAATAAACATACTTCAGGACTTCTGTTGGTAAGCTTTAAGTATAGTGTGAAAGTTTTTGTTTCTGTGGTAGATATAAGGATTCATTAACTATTCATTAACAATAATTAACTCTTCATATGAAAGTGTTGTGGAGCAGAATCTAAAATGGTGCATTTCTGTTGTTGTAGTTCCGGCCTTCTACTCACAATAGAAAGCTGAACTTCTGGAGGACTGTGTCTGGGGCAGTAAATGCATCTAAGGAAAAAATTCTGTCCAGGCTTGTGAAGCTTAAACTTTACATGCATgtacatgtgcatgcacaggctcacacacacgcacgcatgcacacacacacacgcactatTTACCATCTGTTAAGAATCATTGTGTATCATTTGAATTAAGGGAATATCAATCTCTGAAAACTTCCTAAAACCTTGTAGTGTGTgggtatgtatatgcatacacacacatacacacgcgcgcacacacacataccaacatacacacacacagagttacatatatatatagcatattcTCAGAAGCTGTGAatgtttttcagttaaaatttgctttccagaaaaatatcCTTGGAATTTTATATGGAAGCTGTGACTTGTGGGGAAAATAATAGGTTATTTAGAACAAGACATCCCAgctcctgcctttctgttttccttctctctttcttactcCTCCCTGCTTTACATCCTATTTGCCCCAGACTGAAAAATAATGCATGGTTCCAGAAGTACTGGTTCCCAAATGGCCAACTAAATGCTTGAAAATGACTTCTCTCTAATAAATAATGCAGCTGAAATGTCTTGCATGAGAAATTTGTCTTAAGAAAGCATCCAAGCTGTCCTGAAGTCGCTGAGATGGTGATTTGTGGGGGCGGATGTATTTTTTAATTGGGAGTAAAATTAAAAGTGGGAACAAAAATCAGATAAGACCTGCAAAGACCTTTTCTGTTAGGAACTGCTGCTATAGAAGAAGCTGATTCTGGTCATGAAAGGCCAGGACATTAGACAATGTGCTTTAATAGAAGAATGACGTTGGAACAGTTTTTTTGCTCTTGACTCCTATCCTGCTGACAGGATAAACACAAAATACTAAGAGTATTACAGTCTTATTGATGTTGTTGGTTTCCTTTTGTAGGAAAACGTTATAATGTTGCAGATGTCTCTGCTGCCCTGTGTATGAGTCTTGGATTAATATGGTTTACTTTAGCTGACAGCACAGTTGCACCAAACTTCAACTTGACAGGTAAAGATATATATTATAGTTTCATAAAATGCTTATGTAGTCT
This genomic interval from Struthio camelus isolate bStrCam1 chromosome 2, bStrCam1.hap1, whole genome shotgun sequence contains the following:
- the SLC35B3 gene encoding adenosine 3'-phospho 5'-phosphosulfate transporter 2 isoform X1, which translates into the protein MDLKFSSSRKYISISVPSKSQAMSPHIKSVDDVVVLGMNLSKFNKPTQFFICVSGVFMFYLIYGYLQELIFSVDGFKPFGWYLTLVQFGFYSIFGLIELQLIQDKRRRIPGKTYMIIAFLTVGTMGLSNTSLGYLNYPTQVIFKCCKLIPVMIGGVFIQGKRYNVADVSAALCMSLGLIWFTLADSTVAPNFNLTGVVLISLALCADAIIGNVQEKAMKLHNGSNSEMVLYSYSIGFVYILLGLTCTSGLSPAVTFCSKHPVQTYGYAFFFSLTGYFGISFVLALIKIFGALLAVTVTTGRKAMTIVLSFLFFAKPFTFQYVWSGLLVVLGIFLNVYSKNMDKIKLPSLHGLWKKSVEERKTRTLSQTV
- the SLC35B3 gene encoding adenosine 3'-phospho 5'-phosphosulfate transporter 2 isoform X2, whose translation is MDLKFSSSRKYISISVPSKSQAMSPHIKSVDDVVVLGMNLSKFNKPTQFFICVSGVFMFYLIYGYLQELIFSVDGFKPFGWYLTLVQFGFYSIFGLIELQLIQDKRRRIPGKTYMIIAFLTVGTMGLSNTSLGYLNYPTQVIFKCCKLIPVMIGGVFIQGKRYNVADVSAALCMSLGLIWFTLADSTVAPNFNLTGVVLISLALCADAIIGNVQEKAMKLHNGSNSEMVLYSYSIGFVYILLGLTCTSGLSPAVTFCSKHPVQTYGYAFFFSLTGYFGISFVLALIKIFGALLAVTGYLFL